The genomic stretch ACCGCTCCCTGCCAGGTGAACATGAGCGTGATGCCGAAAGTCTCTTGCAGCCATTGCCCGACAACGCCTCGTCTGCCGATGAAGACCAGCAGGTAGTACCCCAGCACCGTCGGGGGCATGACCATGGGCAGCGTACACACGGCATCTACAAAGTCCCGCCCGAAGAATCGCCAGCGTGCGAGGGCATAGGCTGCGGCCACACCGAGTATCAATGACATGAATGTCGCCAGTCCCGCCACTTTGAGTGTCAGCAGAAGCGGATCGAGAAATGCGGGTTCGGTTATGTTTATCCAGGCAATATTCATGTCAATCGGCAGCGGTGTCTGCTGCCATGGTTGATGGGGTTATCGCTGATGCGCAAACAGAGATATCTGTGGGCGTGAGAAATCATGCGTTGATCAAAGCAAGCTCCATTCCATACAGGCTGTTTCTCTATAACTGCCTGATGCAAAAGCACTTTATTTCAAAGTTCCTTATGCAGAAGTGACGTTTCTCATACAGAAATGTCACTCTGTAATGAATGTACATACATTATTGTCATCTTTTGCCAATACAAAGTGTAATTCCTACCAAAAGACTAGAAAATGCAGTGATCTACCTCGTTGACTGACTCGTGATCAGACGTCCGAGCGGTTCTAGGCCGCAGGTCGCAACTCCTGCCGGATGGCGGAAGTCAGTACTTCTTTGGCAAACGTGCGATCAATCCTGTCGGTCACTCTGTGCAGCAGCGGATAATCGTGGCTGATGGCAAGAATCCCCACGTCGTGTTTTCTAGCCCAGCCAAGGACGGCGTTCCAGACCATGGCCTGGGTGTTCGGGTCGAGCATGGCGGTCATTTCATCTGCAATAAGGTAGCGCGTCTTCTCCGTCATGACCCGCGCCAATGCCAGACGTTGCAACTCGCCACCGGAAAGCTCGTGCGGGTAGCGATGCAGCCACTTGGGGTCGATGTTGAGCTTGCCGAGTATGGATGGTGACGGCGTATACCCTTCAGCAATGGAATCACCGAGTTTCCATCGGGGATTCAGGGCGTTTTCCGGGTGCTGGAACAGCAATTGGACCGGACAGTAGCTATCGGTGGGCAGTGGCGCTCCGTCGCAGATGACAGCGCCGGTCTGCGGCTGCAGATAGCCAGCCAGTACTTTGGCAAAGGTTGTTTTTCCCTGCCCGCTTGGTCCCGGTAGCCCCACGACTTCCCCTGGGTTCAGTTGGAAATCCACATCGTTGATGATCATGGAGTCGTCGTTGTAGCCGTAGGATATGGCTTTGCACTCAAGCATGAAAACACCTCACTTGGGTTGCGCCTGTCTTGTGCAGGCTCGGCGCATTGGTCTCGCAGGAAGGCTGCCGGTTGGGGCAGCGGTCATGGAAGATACATCCGCTGATGATGTCATCCTCGGAGGGTTGGTTGCCGCTCAGGTATTGAAATCCATTGCGTGGCAGGGCGTTCCATAGCGCTTTGGTGTAGGGGTGCACGGTTGTGCCGTCCCTGAAATGAGCGGCCGGGGCGACTTCCACTGTGGTGCCTGCGTAAATGACAGCCACATTGTCGGCAACGTCCACGGCTGATTCCAGATCATGGGTGATCAGTATGACGCCCTTGCCGCCATCGGCCAGTTCCCGCAGGTGATGCAGGGTCTGAATGGTGGCGTCGGCATCAAGGCCGGTCGTGGGTTCGTCTGCGATGAGCAGTGAGGCATCCCCGGCAGTGGCGGTGGCGGTCAGCACCCTGCGCGCCATGCCGCCGGAAACCTGAAACGGATACATGGGCGCTACTTCCTTGCCGAGACCATAGCGGCTGAATGCCATATCCCTGTTCTTGCATGCACTGTCGCGGCACTGCCCACTCAAGCGGGATGCGCGGTAGACCTGTTTGCCGACGCGTGACAGGGGATTGAGATAGGCTACGGATTGCGGAATGAGCGCGAGTTCGCGACCCCGGAGCTTCTTGGCCCGCTTCAGGGTCACCTGTTCCTTTTGATACAGAATCGTTCCGCCTGTCTGTGCGTTTGAGGGCAGAAGGCCGAGCAGGGCATGGGCCAGCAGACTTTTGCCCGAGCCGCTTGATCCCACAACTGCGAGAATGGAACCGGCGTCGAGGTCCAGTGAGAGGTCGCGAACGGGCTGGATGATCTTTCTTCGCCAGCCGCCGTCGTACCTTGTGAATTGTATGGACAGATTGTGCACGGAAAGCATGGTTACTCCTGATTGGTCCGGGGATCGGTGAGGACGCGCAGGGTGTTGCCCAGCACATCGAACAGCTTCACGGTTATCAGCAGCGCCACCCCGGGCAGGATGGCGAGCCACCAGTAGCCGGTGGATAGATGGCGCATGGACTCGGAGAGCAGGATGCCGATGGACGGCGTGTGCGGAGTCAGGCCGAATCCGAGGAAGGTCAGCCCTGCGGCATGCAGGATGGCGTGGGGGAAAAGCAGGATCAGGCCGATGATGAACTGCGGTATGATGTGCGGCAGCATGTGCTTTCTGGCGATCCACCAGTTGGAGCGTCCCAGTCGGCGAGAGATCAGGACAAACTCGGCCTGTTTCAGTTGCAGTACCTCAGCCCGGATGATGCGCGCCAGTCGTGTCCAGTGGGAAATAGCGACCGCGATGATGACACCGGTTGCCCCGCCACCGCAGGCAAAGGAGACCAGAATGAGCAGCACCAGATGGGGAGTGGCCATGACCAGATCGATGAGGGTGGAGATGACCGTATCCGTCTTGCGCCCCATGGTTGCCGAGAGAACGCCCAGCACGATGGAAATGAATGAACTGACGGTTGCAGCCAGCAGACCGATGTAGAGGCTGCGGTTCAACCCCTTGATGGTGCGAACCAGCATGTCCCGGCCCAGCCAGTCGGTCCCGAAGGGAAAGGCGAGGCTGGGGGCGATCTTCTTCTGCATGAAGTTGGTTGCCAGTCCTGCGTCGTCCATCAGCCATCCCGCCACGATGAGAACACAGAAAAACAGCAGGCAGAGTCCCGCTGTCCACAAGGCCCGGGTTCGACGGTTTCCGCGAGTGGAAAAAAAGGATGATGGTGCTGCGTGCGATATGGTTTCGGTCACGCTCATGCTGCCTCCTCCATGTTCATTCGGATGCGCGGATCGAGCACGCCATACAACATGTCGGCGATGAAGTTGCCGGTGAAGACAAAGAGGGCACTAAATAAGGTGATGCCAAGCAGGAGCGGAACATCGCCGCGTATGCCTGCTTCGACCGTGGCCTTGCCCAGCCCCGGATAGGCGAACACCTGCTCGGCCAGAACAGACCCGCCGAACAGTTCGCCAAGGGAAGCAAATTGCAGGGTGACAGCCGGGAGCGCCACGTTACGCAATGCGTGCCGCCACGCAACGCCTGCACGGGACTCGCCCTGTGCAAAGGCAAAGAGGGCGTACTCGCTGTTCATGGCGTCGATGGTCTTCTCTCGTGTATGGAGCGCTATCTGGGCCACGCCGATGACGGAGAGTGTTGCAGCCGGGAGGATCAGGTGCTGGATTCGTTGCCACAGGGTTGCATCATCTGGCGAGACACCCGGCGGTGTGGCGCAGCAGAACGGCGTGATACCCAGTGATACGGAAAAGACCGCCAGCAACACGATCCCCATCCAGAAGGAAGGCGTGGAGGCCAGTGTGTAGGCGTACAGGCGGATGGTACGGTCCAGCCATGAGTCGCGACGCATTCCGGCTAGCACGCCGAGGATGAATCCGAGTACACCGGAAATGGTCCACGCTGAGGCCATGAGCCAGAACGAGGTCATGAACCGCTTGCCGATGACCGTTGTCACCGGTTCATTGAAGATGATGGAGGTGCCGAGATCGCCTTGAAGGGCATTGCCTGCCCAGATGAAGAACCGTTCGGCAGCGGGTTTGTCCAATCCCCACCGTTCGATGATTTGCTGCTCCTGTTCGGTGCTTATCTGCATGCGGTCAAGCCCGATATAGGCCGACACCGGATCAATGGGAGCGAGGGATACCAGAGTGAATGCGAGAACCGAAACCAACCCCATGATCAGGATCAGTCGTCCGGCCTTGCCGAGTAAAAATGAAGGGGATGCCGTGTGCATGGGGATTCCTTGTTCAGGGTGGCAGTGGAGGACTGCCACCCTGAAGACGGGAGGTTAGTCGATCCACTTCCATTGGTGGATGTTGGCAGTGATGGGCCAGCCGTGACCGTGCGGTTCAATCTGCGATGCGCCTACGTCGAGGTGTTCATTAATGAAGTAGACGTGATCGAGATTGACCAGCCAGGCCCACGGCGCATCGCCTTGGGCGCTGGCTCCGGTCGTTCCATCCCACTGCGCTTTTTTCCAATAGGTCAGGGAGGATTCGTAATCCGGGGCCGCAATGGCCTTTTCCAGATACTCGTCCACAACGGGGTTATTGTAGAAGCCGGAGTTGTTCCAGCCGTCACCGGCGTATTTGCTGTTGTACAAATGGTACAGTTCGATGGGATCATGACTGCCCCAGCCGAAGACGATGACCTCGGAATGCATGAGGTGCTTGATCTCGTCCCAACTGCGCTTGCCTTCCACATTGGCCTTGATACCGATCTGCGCGAGCATGTCGGCGCAGGCAAGGGCGAGGTACTGGCGGGTGCTGCGTGTGGCCGGATAGATGATGGTGATTTCGGCTTTGACGCCGTCCTTTTCCACGATGCCGTCGCCATCGGTGTCATTCCAGCCCGCTTTTTTCAGCAGGGCCTTGGCTGCGGCTGGATCGCCGTCATCAATGCGGTTGGCGGGGTTGTCCCAGGGAAGACCATCGCATACGCCGTATGCCGGACGTCCATACCCTTCGAGTACGCCGGAAACGAGCAGTTCACGATCCACAGCTATGTTGATGGCTTTGCGAATGGCAATGTCAGCGGTGACATTGTTCCCGATGGGAGCGCCTTTATCGGTCTTTTTCCCGGTGTTCGGCACAGTGGGGAACAACAGGCCTCGGTTATCAACACTTTGCACGGTGTGTCGGCGCATGCCCGGAAGTTCCTGACTGGCAAGGGCCTGTGGTACAACAACCACATCCACGCCGCCGGTCTTTGCTGCCGCGAACGAAGTGTCCTCATCAGTGAACAGGAAAACCAGTCGCTTGAAATGGGGCTCGTCCCCATAATAATGAGGGTTGCTCTCGGCGATCATCTGCTGGCCTTCATTCCATTCAACCATCTTGTATGGACCGGATCCGATGGGGGTGCGGGCATATCCCGGACCATGGGTCTCTGCCGGGACGATTCCCAGGCTGACCAGCCTGTTGATGAAGGTCGTGTCACGCTGCTTCAGTCGGAACTCGACAGTGTGTTTGTCGATGGCCTTTGCCGACTGCATCTTCATGAGATCGACTTTGCCACCGGCTGTGGCTGCTGTCGTGAAAGTGTAAGCGACATCCTTGGCGGTGAGTTGCGTGCCGTCAGAGAAAAACGCATCATCACGAATGGTGACGCGCCAGATCAGTCCGTCTTCGGAGATGGTGTAATTCGTTGCCAGATCATTGACGATTTGCATATCGCTGTTTCGCATGAGCAGGGTGCTCTGGAACAGCGGGCTGCCGTATCTGCCCCATCCCAGAGTCGGATCATAACCATCATCAGGTTCGCCCTTGATGGCGAGGGTCAGGGAGTCTTTGGCTGCCGCAGGGGTGGTAAATGTCGTACCCAGCAGACAAAACAAAAGGGGGACAATGAGAATGAGTTTTCGATATGAAGAGCTGTTACATTGATGCATACGATCCTCTCGGTGGTACGTATTGTTAATAAGATTGCGTCTGGTAACACTTATTTAAAAAAAGTGTCAACAAGTGTGACGAAGTTGGAATAAGTATCCACAAGAGGTTGCTGCCTTGTGTTTTTGTCAGGCTAGAATCTCGGAATACACTTTACGGGACATCGTTCGAACATCGCTTCTCCCGGTGTTTTGGGGACGTGAGTTGATGTGTTGTGTGGTGCTGAATGCTGTTGTGCTCTGACTGTGCCAAGTTTTGACACAAACAGAGGTGGTAAAAGCCTAACCCGCTGCCATCAAAGCGTAATTGTGAGAAAAAAAGCCGCTTTTACTCTGAAAATGCGGAGAATGAATAACGGAAAAATGTTTATAGTTGTCTGTAATTAAATGGTTTATTTGCGCTTAGTGTCAAAGTGTGAGTAAGTCTTGTGTTTGTTGTCTAAGTGGGTGTTCTCTCCATAGAGAGTTTTTATGTCTAATCGGGCATAATAAAACTTTTGGACGGACAATGCTGAATCACACGACCGAACATACACATGCTGAAATGGGGCAGGGAAAACCTTTCTCCTTTGACGATTTCATTGAGCTGGCCACCTGGTTCCACAATTATCCTGCTCCCGGGCTGCTGCTTGGTGGGTACATGGTTGAAGTGGCTAAAAGCCACATCCCTGAAGGGGTGTTGTTTGATGCCGTCAGCGAGACATCCTGGTGCCTGCCGGATGCCGTGCAACTGCTGACCCCCTGCACGGTCGGCAACGGCTGGCTGCGTATCCGAAATACCGGTGTGTATGCCGTGTCACTCTTCGACAAGCATACCGGCGAAGGGGTTCGTGTCCGTCTGGATCCCGCAAAACTTGAAGATTTTCCTCACACCCGCTGCTGGCTGATGAAGACGAAACCCAAGGCGGATCAGGACTCCGATGCCTTGCGCAGGGAAATCCGCGAGCACGGCCCGGATATGCTCGAAGTGCAGAGCATCACGGTCAAACCCGAAGTCGTTCACAAGCGCAGCAAGGGAGCCATTGCCATCTGCCCCATCTGTGGCGACGCCTTTCCACAGCCACACGGGTCCATCTGCCGCAACTGCGCTGGCGAAAGTCCGTATGTTGACGATATGTCCGCTTCGTTGGTCGTGGATATCAAGGAAACCATCCCTTCGGTTCCGCTTCAGGAAAGCGTTGGCAAGGCAGTGGCTCACGATATGACGCGCATTGTCCCGGGCGAATCCAAGGGCGTTGCTTTTTCGCGAGGACACGTGGTCACAGCCGGTGATGTGTGCCGATTACAGCAGATGGGCCGGTTCAATCTGTATGTCGATCAGGAAGCGCCCAACGGGTTCATCCATGAAGATGATGCGGCTCGTTCCTTTGCCGATTCCATGTGCGGTTCAGGCGTCAAGCCGGTTGCCGATCCGCGGGAAGGGCGTGTGGATATGGTAGCCAAAAGCGATGGCCTGCTGATCATTGACGATGCCAAGCTCCGGGCGTTCAACTCCCTGCAACATGTCATGGCCGCATCCCGTCGCGAGTACAGTCTGGTTCGAGCCGGACGCCGTGTCGCCGCTACCCGGGCTATCCCCCTGTATCTGGATCAATCCGTTTTTGGCCGGGCCATGGCCATACTCAATGGAAAACCGGTTTTCTCCATTGCCCCAATAATGCAGGCCAAAGTCGGTCTGCTCATCACCGGTAATGAAGTGTTCAAAGGGCTGATCGAAGATCGCTTCGCCGATGTCATCACCGCAAAGGTCGCAGCACTGGGCAGTCGTGTCGTCAATACGTTGATTCGTCCCGACGACGCCACTGCCATTGCACAGGCGGCCACTGATCTGGAAGCCCAGGGGTGTGACCTGATAATCACCACCGCCGGACTGTCCGTCGATCCCGATGATGTCACCCGCCTCGGACTGGTCGAGGCCGGTCTGACCGATGCCCTTTACGGTATGCCGGTGCTGCCGGGTGCCATGACACTGGTTGGCAGGATTGGAAACGCTCGTGTGCTGGGTGTCCCGGCCTGCGCTTTGTTCCATAAGACCACCAGTCTTGATGTTCTGCTGCCGCGATTGTTGGCCGGTGTCTCCATCAGTCGCAATGATGTTGCCAAGCTCGGTAATGGCGGCATGTGCATGGAGTGTGCATCCTGCACGTTCCCCAAATGCCCCTTCGGGAGGTAGTCAATGAGAAACCCTCAGTCCAAGAAAGATCAGCCCGCACCTGTTGGGCCGACCATGCGGATGCATCTGTGGTTTGAAACCGAAGAGGGGGTTCTGTTCGGGCTGGGACGCTTACAGTTGATCCGACAGGTGGAACAGTGCGGTTCGCTCAAAGGCGCGGCCGAGTCCCTTGGAATGTCCTATCGGGGAGCATGGGGAAAGATCAAAACGACCGAAGAAGCGTTGGGAAAAAAACTCATTGAACGGGCCGCCAGTCGACGGGCCGGGTACCGCCTGACCCCCTTTGGAAGCGACCTCGCAAAGAGCTTTGATGAGTGGTACCGCGAGGTGGAACAGTTCGCTCTTGATAAGAGTCTGGAATATCTTCCGTTTTCTTTGAAGCAGTACGAGTGAAAGGAATCGCGTATCTTTTAATG from Pseudodesulfovibrio profundus encodes the following:
- a CDS encoding ABC transporter ATP-binding protein encodes the protein MLECKAISYGYNDDSMIINDVDFQLNPGEVVGLPGPSGQGKTTFAKVLAGYLQPQTGAVICDGAPLPTDSYCPVQLLFQHPENALNPRWKLGDSIAEGYTPSPSILGKLNIDPKWLHRYPHELSGGELQRLALARVMTEKTRYLIADEMTAMLDPNTQAMVWNAVLGWARKHDVGILAISHDYPLLHRVTDRIDRTFAKEVLTSAIRQELRPAA
- a CDS encoding oligopeptide/dipeptide ABC transporter ATP-binding protein — protein: MLSVHNLSIQFTRYDGGWRRKIIQPVRDLSLDLDAGSILAVVGSSGSGKSLLAHALLGLLPSNAQTGGTILYQKEQVTLKRAKKLRGRELALIPQSVAYLNPLSRVGKQVYRASRLSGQCRDSACKNRDMAFSRYGLGKEVAPMYPFQVSGGMARRVLTATATAGDASLLIADEPTTGLDADATIQTLHHLRELADGGKGVILITHDLESAVDVADNVAVIYAGTTVEVAPAAHFRDGTTVHPYTKALWNALPRNGFQYLSGNQPSEDDIISGCIFHDRCPNRQPSCETNAPSLHKTGATQVRCFHA
- a CDS encoding ABC transporter permease, with protein sequence MSVTETISHAAPSSFFSTRGNRRTRALWTAGLCLLFFCVLIVAGWLMDDAGLATNFMQKKIAPSLAFPFGTDWLGRDMLVRTIKGLNRSLYIGLLAATVSSFISIVLGVLSATMGRKTDTVISTLIDLVMATPHLVLLILVSFACGGGATGVIIAVAISHWTRLARIIRAEVLQLKQAEFVLISRRLGRSNWWIARKHMLPHIIPQFIIGLILLFPHAILHAAGLTFLGFGLTPHTPSIGILLSESMRHLSTGYWWLAILPGVALLITVKLFDVLGNTLRVLTDPRTNQE
- a CDS encoding ABC transporter permease — its product is MHTASPSFLLGKAGRLILIMGLVSVLAFTLVSLAPIDPVSAYIGLDRMQISTEQEQQIIERWGLDKPAAERFFIWAGNALQGDLGTSIIFNEPVTTVIGKRFMTSFWLMASAWTISGVLGFILGVLAGMRRDSWLDRTIRLYAYTLASTPSFWMGIVLLAVFSVSLGITPFCCATPPGVSPDDATLWQRIQHLILPAATLSVIGVAQIALHTREKTIDAMNSEYALFAFAQGESRAGVAWRHALRNVALPAVTLQFASLGELFGGSVLAEQVFAYPGLGKATVEAGIRGDVPLLLGITLFSALFVFTGNFIADMLYGVLDPRIRMNMEEAA
- a CDS encoding ABC transporter substrate-binding protein; translation: MHQCNSSSYRKLILIVPLLFCLLGTTFTTPAAAKDSLTLAIKGEPDDGYDPTLGWGRYGSPLFQSTLLMRNSDMQIVNDLATNYTISEDGLIWRVTIRDDAFFSDGTQLTAKDVAYTFTTAATAGGKVDLMKMQSAKAIDKHTVEFRLKQRDTTFINRLVSLGIVPAETHGPGYARTPIGSGPYKMVEWNEGQQMIAESNPHYYGDEPHFKRLVFLFTDEDTSFAAAKTGGVDVVVVPQALASQELPGMRRHTVQSVDNRGLLFPTVPNTGKKTDKGAPIGNNVTADIAIRKAINIAVDRELLVSGVLEGYGRPAYGVCDGLPWDNPANRIDDGDPAAAKALLKKAGWNDTDGDGIVEKDGVKAEITIIYPATRSTRQYLALACADMLAQIGIKANVEGKRSWDEIKHLMHSEVIVFGWGSHDPIELYHLYNSKYAGDGWNNSGFYNNPVVDEYLEKAIAAPDYESSLTYWKKAQWDGTTGASAQGDAPWAWLVNLDHVYFINEHLDVGASQIEPHGHGWPITANIHQWKWID
- a CDS encoding FmdE family protein — translated: MLNHTTEHTHAEMGQGKPFSFDDFIELATWFHNYPAPGLLLGGYMVEVAKSHIPEGVLFDAVSETSWCLPDAVQLLTPCTVGNGWLRIRNTGVYAVSLFDKHTGEGVRVRLDPAKLEDFPHTRCWLMKTKPKADQDSDALRREIREHGPDMLEVQSITVKPEVVHKRSKGAIAICPICGDAFPQPHGSICRNCAGESPYVDDMSASLVVDIKETIPSVPLQESVGKAVAHDMTRIVPGESKGVAFSRGHVVTAGDVCRLQQMGRFNLYVDQEAPNGFIHEDDAARSFADSMCGSGVKPVADPREGRVDMVAKSDGLLIIDDAKLRAFNSLQHVMAASRREYSLVRAGRRVAATRAIPLYLDQSVFGRAMAILNGKPVFSIAPIMQAKVGLLITGNEVFKGLIEDRFADVITAKVAALGSRVVNTLIRPDDATAIAQAATDLEAQGCDLIITTAGLSVDPDDVTRLGLVEAGLTDALYGMPVLPGAMTLVGRIGNARVLGVPACALFHKTTSLDVLLPRLLAGVSISRNDVAKLGNGGMCMECASCTFPKCPFGR
- a CDS encoding winged helix-turn-helix domain-containing protein, translated to MRNPQSKKDQPAPVGPTMRMHLWFETEEGVLFGLGRLQLIRQVEQCGSLKGAAESLGMSYRGAWGKIKTTEEALGKKLIERAASRRAGYRLTPFGSDLAKSFDEWYREVEQFALDKSLEYLPFSLKQYE